Proteins encoded by one window of Enterococcus saccharolyticus subsp. saccharolyticus:
- a CDS encoding ABC-F family ATP-binding cassette domain-containing protein, whose amino-acid sequence MILLQANQIARLFGAEVLFENLQLEISSRARIGLVGRNGAGKSTFLKIIAGIEAPDAGTIAKNKTATMGYLAQDTGLISNATVWEEMLDAFAAVRIIEKRMRELEIAISESNPNTANYQTILKEYDRLQHDFSEKNGYGYENEIRSVLHGFQFDASFYDQKIATLSGGQKTRLALAKMLLQSPDILILDEPTNHLDIETLAWLEGYLQNYSGALLIVSHDRYFLDKVVTEIYEISRRKMRHYKGNYSRYLDLKAEQLASDWKAYEKQQTEINKLEDFVARNLVRASTTKRAQSRRKQLEKMDRLDRPQGDEKSAHFLFDIEKPSGNIVLQVEDAAIGYSIEEILSEPINLDIRRKDAIALVGPNGIGKSTLLKSLIGELPFIRGEVTFGANVATGYYDQGQTNLHHNKTILQELWDEHPTTPEVEIRTALGGFLFSGEDVDKPIALLSGGEKARVALAKLAMNKENFLILDEPTNHLDIDNKEVLENALIDYEGTLFFVSHDRYFINRIATKVIELSENGSKLYLGDYDYYLEKKQEEAEIAALLEEKTVIATVSTGKQNFQQSKEQQKALRNLQRKIEKIEEELATLDEEITAAETKMTEPLVLNDHVQLNELNQFIETAQQRQEHLMEEWETLSLELEELT is encoded by the coding sequence ATGATTTTATTACAAGCCAACCAAATCGCCCGTCTCTTCGGTGCTGAGGTTCTTTTTGAAAATCTTCAATTAGAAATTAGTAGCCGTGCTCGTATTGGGCTTGTGGGAAGAAACGGTGCTGGTAAATCAACTTTTTTAAAAATTATTGCTGGTATCGAAGCACCTGATGCCGGAACAATAGCTAAAAATAAAACCGCAACGATGGGCTATCTAGCCCAAGATACCGGACTAATCTCCAATGCGACTGTCTGGGAGGAAATGCTAGATGCTTTTGCGGCTGTCCGTATTATCGAAAAACGCATGCGTGAACTAGAAATCGCCATTAGTGAATCTAATCCAAATACGGCGAACTATCAAACGATTCTTAAAGAATACGATCGTTTACAACATGATTTTTCAGAAAAAAATGGCTATGGCTACGAAAACGAAATTCGTTCAGTTTTACATGGCTTTCAATTTGATGCGTCTTTTTATGACCAAAAAATTGCGACACTTTCTGGTGGGCAAAAAACCCGTTTAGCACTAGCGAAAATGCTGTTGCAGAGTCCGGATATTTTAATCTTGGATGAACCAACCAACCATTTAGATATTGAAACACTTGCTTGGTTAGAAGGTTATTTACAAAATTATTCTGGTGCCCTCTTAATCGTTTCGCATGACCGTTATTTCTTAGATAAAGTCGTCACTGAAATTTATGAAATCAGCCGTCGTAAAATGCGTCACTATAAAGGAAACTATAGTCGTTATTTAGATTTAAAAGCAGAACAATTAGCAAGTGATTGGAAAGCGTATGAAAAACAACAAACGGAAATTAATAAACTAGAAGATTTTGTCGCTCGTAATTTAGTACGTGCCTCTACAACCAAACGTGCACAAAGCCGTCGCAAACAATTAGAAAAAATGGATCGTTTAGATCGTCCACAAGGCGATGAAAAATCTGCGCATTTTCTATTCGATATTGAAAAACCTTCTGGCAATATTGTCTTACAAGTAGAAGATGCTGCTATTGGTTATTCAATAGAAGAAATTTTATCGGAACCAATTAATTTAGACATTCGACGCAAAGACGCGATTGCCCTTGTTGGACCAAATGGTATTGGCAAATCTACCTTATTAAAATCACTTATTGGGGAACTCCCTTTTATCCGAGGTGAAGTCACATTTGGCGCCAATGTAGCAACTGGTTATTACGACCAAGGACAAACAAATTTGCATCATAACAAAACTATTTTACAAGAATTATGGGATGAACATCCAACGACACCTGAAGTCGAAATCCGCACAGCTTTAGGAGGATTCCTCTTCTCTGGTGAAGATGTCGATAAACCAATTGCCTTATTAAGTGGTGGCGAAAAAGCGCGGGTTGCTTTAGCGAAATTAGCGATGAATAAAGAAAATTTCCTAATTCTCGATGAGCCAACAAACCATTTGGACATTGACAATAAAGAAGTGCTCGAAAATGCGTTAATTGATTATGAAGGAACGTTATTTTTCGTTTCACATGACCGTTACTTTATCAATCGTATCGCTACCAAGGTCATCGAACTTTCTGAAAATGGTAGTAAATTGTATTTAGGTGATTATGATTATTATTTAGAGAAAAAACAAGAAGAAGCTGAGATTGCGGCACTATTAGAAGAAAAAACAGTGATTGCAACTGTTTCAACAGGAAAACAAAATTTCCAACAAAGCAAAGAACAGCAAAAAGCATTACGCAATTTGCAACGTAAAATCGAAAAAATTGAAGAAGAATTAGCCACACTGGACGAAGAAATTACGGCTGCCGAAACGAAAATGACAGAACCTCTCGTCTTAAACGACCATGTACAATTAAACGAGCTGAATCAGTTCATTGAAACTGCGCAACAACGTCAAGAACATTTAATGGAAGAATGGGAAACATTAAGTCTTGAATTAGAAGAATTAACTTAA
- the ruvX gene encoding Holliday junction resolvase RuvX translates to MRVMGLDVGSRTVGIAVSDPMGWTAQGVEIIRINEDEGEFGFDRLKELVDQYEVSQFVVGLPKNMNNTIGPRAEASMAYGKKIEELYQLPVAYQDERLTTVQAERMLVEQANTSRAKRKKVIDKVAAVMILQNYLDGPGKKLF, encoded by the coding sequence ATGAGAGTAATGGGACTAGACGTTGGTTCACGGACAGTAGGTATTGCTGTGAGTGATCCGATGGGATGGACTGCTCAAGGAGTAGAAATTATTCGTATCAATGAAGACGAAGGTGAGTTTGGTTTTGACCGTCTCAAAGAACTGGTTGACCAATATGAAGTGAGTCAATTTGTTGTAGGTCTTCCTAAAAATATGAATAATACGATCGGTCCAAGAGCCGAAGCTTCGATGGCTTACGGCAAAAAAATTGAAGAACTTTATCAGCTTCCTGTTGCTTATCAAGATGAACGTTTGACAACTGTTCAAGCAGAGCGTATGTTGGTGGAACAAGCTAATACTTCGCGTGCAAAACGTAAAAAAGTCATTGATAAAGTAGCAGCAGTAATGATTTTACAAAATTATTTAGATGGCCCAGGAAAAAAGCTGTTTTAA
- a CDS encoding thioredoxin family protein, which produces MKNITFTQTQEKIATGQLMLLYLSMPHCNVCHAVKPQVEKLFAGTSLQMFHLDAHDYPEVASTFQVLTAPVILVFFEGKEVHRQARFIDFQKLEQLVKNYQSMNLSVSYDELFN; this is translated from the coding sequence ATGAAGAACATCACATTTACACAAACACAAGAAAAAATTGCAACTGGACAACTCATGTTACTGTATTTATCCATGCCTCATTGTAATGTTTGTCACGCAGTCAAACCACAAGTGGAAAAACTATTTGCAGGCACTTCTTTACAAATGTTCCATCTTGATGCGCATGATTATCCCGAAGTTGCAAGTACTTTTCAGGTATTGACTGCCCCCGTTATTTTAGTCTTTTTTGAAGGAAAAGAAGTTCATCGCCAAGCACGTTTTATTGATTTCCAAAAACTAGAACAACTTGTAAAAAACTATCAGTCTATGAATCTATCGGTTAGTTATGACGAACTGTTTAACTAA
- a CDS encoding MurR/RpiR family transcriptional regulator — MHIVTAYLWKYITKNIHDIPNLSIIKLSELANVSTSTIVRTMKKKGYEGFTAFKHHLKDEQQTTINFANVEKIDGEIKRSILKNEQEMIRTLNMIHTGVIEDAIQKIKSSERILIFARGFSELIAEEMKIKFQLTDKYCELHTDPNIIKTMSKHLKKTDSVIFVSLNGETEELVDAAKNCYQKEIGTIAITTNKDSPLSHLCELVLVGFKSEISFFPDYEVRSRLPLSVIARILLDSYVIRMKQGENR, encoded by the coding sequence ATCCACATTGTAACAGCGTATCTTTGGAAATACATTACAAAAAATATTCATGACATACCTAATCTCTCAATAATCAAATTAAGCGAGCTTGCAAATGTATCCACTTCCACTATTGTTCGTACAATGAAGAAAAAAGGCTATGAAGGATTTACAGCATTTAAGCATCATTTAAAAGATGAACAGCAGACAACAATTAATTTTGCTAATGTAGAAAAAATTGATGGTGAGATCAAACGCTCGATTTTGAAGAATGAACAAGAAATGATTCGGACGTTAAATATGATTCATACGGGTGTCATTGAAGATGCCATTCAAAAAATCAAAAGTTCTGAGCGAATTCTGATTTTTGCTAGAGGATTTTCGGAATTGATTGCTGAAGAAATGAAAATAAAGTTCCAGTTGACGGATAAATACTGTGAATTACATACCGATCCCAATATTATTAAAACAATGAGCAAGCATTTAAAGAAAACCGATAGTGTCATTTTTGTCTCATTGAATGGTGAAACAGAGGAGTTAGTTGATGCTGCCAAAAATTGCTACCAAAAAGAAATCGGGACAATCGCTATTACGACCAATAAAGACAGTCCACTATCTCATTTGTGTGAGTTGGTGTTAGTTGGTTTTAAGTCGGAAATTTCCTTTTTTCCCGATTATGAAGTACGTTCTCGGTTACCACTTTCCGTTATCGCTAGAATTTTACTCGATTCATATGTTATTCGTATGAAACAAGGAGAAAATAGATAA
- a CDS encoding MerR family transcriptional regulator produces MEYTIKKIANLSGVSARTLRFYDEIDLLKPARVNSSGYRIYGQNEVNRLQQILFYREMDLKLEEIKEILDNPDFDVEQALMEHQEKLVAKRQEIDRLLASVQQTMKYYKGEIEMSDQEKFTAFKEQKVAENEAKYGKEIREKYGEETVERSNKKYLNLTEEQMQEMAETEVQLFETIGVYLEQPEIESDVAKEIFRLHKKWLSYTWPTYSAEAHKGLGMMYIADERFMAYYDEKHAGAAQALNDAIKYYA; encoded by the coding sequence ATGGAATATACGATTAAAAAAATAGCCAATTTATCCGGAGTCAGTGCACGGACTTTACGATTTTATGATGAAATTGATTTGCTGAAACCAGCAAGAGTCAATTCTTCGGGCTATCGTATCTACGGTCAAAATGAAGTCAATCGATTGCAACAAATTTTATTTTATCGAGAAATGGACTTGAAACTAGAAGAAATTAAAGAAATTCTCGATAACCCTGACTTTGATGTCGAACAAGCATTGATGGAACATCAAGAAAAATTAGTGGCAAAACGTCAAGAAATTGACCGTTTGCTAGCCTCTGTTCAACAAACAATGAAATATTACAAAGGAGAGATTGAAATGTCAGATCAAGAAAAATTTACAGCATTTAAAGAACAAAAAGTAGCAGAAAATGAAGCAAAATATGGAAAAGAAATTCGTGAGAAATATGGGGAAGAAACGGTTGAACGCTCAAATAAAAAATATTTGAACTTAACGGAAGAACAAATGCAAGAAATGGCAGAAACCGAAGTCCAGTTATTTGAAACAATTGGTGTCTATTTAGAACAACCCGAAATTGAAAGTGATGTAGCGAAAGAGATTTTTCGTTTGCACAAAAAATGGTTAAGCTATACTTGGCCAACGTATTCAGCTGAAGCGCACAAAGGTTTAGGGATGATGTATATCGCCGATGAACGTTTCATGGCTTATTATGATGAAAAACATGCCGGTGCTGCGCAAGCGTTAAACGATGCCATCAAATATTACGCATAA
- a CDS encoding aspartate/glutamate racemase family protein, with protein sequence MKTIGLIGGMSWESTVTYYTRINQLINVQLGGLHSAKILLASVDFDEIEKCQLANEWEKSGEILEKEALKLAQAGADFLVICTNTMHKVVPQLEKTVTIPILHIADATIAALNAQEIKKVALLGTKYTMEQDFYKQRIIDKGIDVWIPTDDIEQINQIIFDELCHGKILPHSKEVFCTIIEKAAKAGAEGVILGCTEIGLLIQQADVSMPVFDTTEIHAQQAVDLALGE encoded by the coding sequence ATGAAGACAATTGGTTTAATTGGTGGCATGAGTTGGGAAAGTACCGTGACATATTATACGCGTATCAATCAGTTGATTAATGTACAGTTAGGCGGGTTACATTCTGCCAAGATTTTGTTGGCTAGTGTTGATTTTGATGAAATTGAAAAGTGTCAATTAGCAAACGAATGGGAAAAAAGTGGCGAGATTTTAGAAAAAGAAGCGTTGAAATTGGCGCAAGCGGGCGCAGATTTTCTAGTCATTTGTACGAATACGATGCACAAAGTGGTACCACAGCTTGAAAAGACGGTGACCATTCCAATTTTACACATTGCTGATGCGACCATTGCCGCACTTAACGCACAAGAGATTAAAAAAGTAGCGTTATTAGGAACGAAATATACTATGGAGCAAGATTTTTACAAACAAAGAATTATCGATAAGGGAATTGATGTGTGGATTCCTACCGATGATATTGAACAAATCAATCAAATTATTTTTGATGAACTATGTCATGGGAAAATTTTGCCCCACTCAAAAGAAGTATTTTGTACAATCATTGAAAAAGCTGCAAAAGCAGGAGCAGAAGGAGTTATTTTAGGCTGCACAGAAATTGGGTTGTTGATTCAGCAAGCCGATGTGTCTATGCCAGTTTTCGATACGACCGAAATTCATGCGCAACAAGCAGTTGACTTAGCATTAGGTGAATAA
- the ald gene encoding alanine dehydrogenase produces the protein MRIGIPKEIKNNENRVALPPAGVCELIQAGHQVVVETNAGTGSAISDEEYQHVGATIGTQSDAWAADMVLKVKEPLPEEYPFFRENLILFTYLHLAANKPVTEALLKAKVNTVAYESVQLDDRSLPLLAPMSEIAGRMAAQIGAEFLESPQGGKGILLAGVPGVRKGNVVVIGGGVAGTNAARIAHGLGANVTILDVNVNRLKELDAQFNGQIQTLLSNTFNIHQQLRTADLVVGAVLLPGHKAPTLVTREMVRDMPDRSVIVDIAIDQGGIFETGTKTTTHDAPTYIEENVIHYAVANMPGAVAQTATHALSNATLPFAKKLASTSFEQAIKSDIALFRGVNTYQGRLVHEAVANDLDLPYTSLNSFI, from the coding sequence ATGAGAATTGGCATACCTAAAGAAATCAAGAACAACGAAAATCGTGTCGCATTACCGCCTGCTGGTGTTTGCGAGCTAATCCAAGCTGGACATCAAGTTGTGGTTGAAACAAATGCTGGCACGGGTTCTGCGATTTCTGACGAAGAATACCAACACGTTGGTGCAACAATTGGCACACAATCAGATGCTTGGGCAGCAGATATGGTCTTGAAAGTCAAAGAACCGTTACCAGAAGAATATCCTTTTTTTCGTGAAAATTTAATCTTGTTTACTTATTTACATTTAGCAGCCAATAAACCCGTAACCGAAGCATTGTTAAAAGCCAAAGTGAACACGGTCGCTTATGAAAGCGTTCAACTAGATGATCGTTCGCTTCCTTTATTAGCACCGATGAGTGAAATTGCTGGTCGAATGGCTGCACAAATTGGCGCAGAATTTTTAGAGAGCCCTCAAGGTGGCAAAGGCATTTTACTTGCCGGTGTACCTGGCGTGCGTAAAGGAAATGTAGTGGTCATTGGTGGTGGAGTTGCTGGAACAAATGCCGCGCGCATCGCCCATGGACTTGGTGCAAATGTCACCATTCTCGATGTGAATGTCAACCGTTTGAAAGAGTTGGATGCCCAATTTAATGGACAAATTCAAACACTTCTTTCAAATACGTTCAATATCCATCAACAATTACGTACCGCCGATTTAGTCGTTGGTGCGGTCTTACTTCCTGGTCACAAAGCACCTACCTTAGTCACTCGTGAGATGGTTCGTGATATGCCCGATCGTTCGGTGATTGTTGATATTGCGATCGATCAAGGCGGTATATTTGAAACAGGTACGAAAACAACCACGCATGATGCACCCACTTATATTGAAGAAAATGTGATTCATTATGCTGTAGCAAATATGCCTGGTGCAGTTGCACAAACCGCAACGCATGCACTAAGTAATGCAACTTTGCCATTTGCAAAAAAACTAGCGAGCACCTCATTTGAACAAGCAATAAAATCAGATATTGCTCTTTTCCGTGGCGTAAACACCTATCAAGGACGCTTAGTTCACGAAGCCGTTGCCAATGATTTAGACTTACCGTATACTTCTTTAAATTCATTCATTTAA
- a CDS encoding IreB family regulatory phosphoprotein, whose product MGFTDETVRFDFDDSRKKEVSETLAIVYSALEEKGYNPINQIVGYLLSGDPAYIPRYREARNLIRRHERDEILEVLIRFYLENHGVDL is encoded by the coding sequence ATGGGTTTTACAGATGAAACAGTACGTTTTGATTTTGATGATAGTCGTAAAAAAGAAGTAAGTGAAACATTAGCGATTGTGTATAGTGCACTAGAGGAAAAAGGATACAATCCAATCAACCAAATCGTGGGTTACTTACTTTCTGGAGACCCGGCTTATATTCCTCGTTATCGCGAGGCTCGTAACTTGATTCGTCGCCATGAACGTGATGAAATTTTAGAAGTGTTAATCCGTTTCTATTTAGAAAATCATGGGGTCGACCTGTAA
- a CDS encoding NADPH-dependent FMN reductase, with the protein MTKKIGFIVGSLRKDSYNKKIAETFETLLPDGFEAEFLEIGNLPLYNEDLDVEGKVPEEWTTFREAAKTIDGVFFFTPEYNRSIPASIKNALDVGSRPYGASIWTQKPGLVVSGSMGPIAGFGANHHLRQSLVFLDVPVLQQPEAYIGTFQNLVGEDGKFVEPTVEFFQTIVDAYVVFFNKLTA; encoded by the coding sequence ATGACAAAGAAAATTGGCTTTATCGTTGGGAGTCTAAGAAAAGACTCTTACAACAAAAAAATTGCAGAAACATTTGAAACATTATTACCCGATGGTTTTGAGGCGGAATTTTTAGAAATTGGGAATCTACCGTTATATAATGAAGATTTAGATGTCGAAGGAAAAGTGCCCGAAGAATGGACTACTTTTCGTGAAGCTGCAAAAACAATTGATGGTGTATTTTTCTTCACTCCAGAATATAATCGTTCAATTCCAGCATCTATCAAAAATGCGTTAGATGTGGGTTCTCGCCCTTATGGTGCAAGTATTTGGACACAGAAACCTGGTTTAGTGGTAAGTGGTTCAATGGGACCCATTGCAGGTTTTGGAGCAAATCATCACTTACGACAATCATTAGTATTTTTAGATGTTCCGGTATTGCAACAACCAGAAGCCTATATCGGTACGTTCCAAAATCTAGTAGGCGAAGATGGAAAGTTTGTTGAACCAACAGTTGAATTCTTCCAAACAATTGTCGATGCTTATGTAGTCTTTTTCAATAAATTAACAGCATAA
- a CDS encoding MATE family efflux transporter, translated as MKKFIGDKAFYRTVLTIAIPVMIQNGVTNLVNFLDNIMVGQIGTEQMSGVAIVNQLIFVFNLCIFGIVSGASIFGTQYYGKRDFVGMRNAFRFKIIAGIIAALIGSLLLFTMQVPLISLFLHSDGTDSNLTLALQSGQAFLVIMLIGLVPFSISQAYASTLREMGRTIIPMFASSVAVVTNTILNYILIFGNFGAPQLGVQGAAISTVVARIIECAITVIWVHRHNMDNPFIVGAYKQFHIPKQLVQQIIKKGSPLMLNEVLWACGITIVLQAYSVRGLSVVAGMNIASTVSNIFNIIFLALGSAAAVIVGQLLGANKMVEAKDSARKLIFFSVVSCTIMGIIMMIIAPHFPEIYNTSLEVKDLASHFIIIGALCMPFIAFNHVSYFVLRSGGKTIITFLFDSVFIWVIVLPLAYLLSTHTNLPIVWVYFICQMTEAFKCIIGYFLVKSDAWLENIVVEA; from the coding sequence ATGAAAAAATTTATTGGGGATAAAGCTTTTTATCGCACGGTATTAACGATTGCAATTCCTGTTATGATCCAAAATGGCGTCACAAATTTAGTCAATTTTTTGGATAATATTATGGTTGGACAAATTGGAACAGAGCAAATGTCGGGAGTCGCAATTGTTAATCAACTGATTTTCGTTTTTAATTTATGTATTTTTGGGATTGTTTCAGGTGCCAGTATTTTTGGCACACAATATTATGGTAAACGTGACTTTGTGGGGATGAGAAATGCGTTTCGCTTTAAAATTATTGCAGGGATTATTGCTGCTTTAATCGGCTCGCTCCTTCTTTTCACGATGCAAGTACCGTTAATTTCGTTATTTTTGCACAGTGATGGAACGGATAGTAATTTAACACTTGCTTTGCAATCCGGGCAAGCATTCTTAGTGATTATGTTAATAGGACTGGTTCCTTTTTCTATCTCGCAAGCTTATGCTAGTACGCTACGAGAAATGGGCAGAACAATTATTCCCATGTTTGCAAGTAGTGTCGCCGTTGTGACTAATACTATCTTAAATTATATCTTGATTTTCGGAAACTTTGGCGCACCACAGTTAGGCGTACAAGGAGCGGCAATTTCAACAGTGGTTGCTCGTATCATTGAATGTGCGATTACTGTCATTTGGGTACATCGCCACAATATGGATAATCCTTTTATCGTGGGTGCCTACAAGCAATTCCACATTCCGAAACAACTGGTTCAACAAATTATTAAAAAAGGGTCACCGTTAATGTTAAACGAAGTGCTTTGGGCATGCGGTATCACCATCGTGTTGCAAGCTTATTCTGTTCGCGGATTAAGTGTTGTTGCAGGGATGAATATTGCGTCAACTGTCTCAAATATTTTTAACATTATTTTCTTGGCTTTAGGTAGTGCCGCTGCAGTAATTGTCGGACAATTGTTAGGTGCCAATAAAATGGTTGAAGCCAAAGACAGTGCACGTAAGTTGATTTTCTTTTCGGTTGTGAGTTGTACAATTATGGGAATTATTATGATGATCATCGCACCACATTTCCCAGAAATTTATAACACCAGTCTTGAAGTCAAAGATTTAGCTAGTCATTTTATTATTATCGGGGCATTATGTATGCCATTTATTGCCTTTAATCATGTGAGTTACTTTGTGCTACGTTCAGGTGGTAAAACGATTATTACGTTCTTATTTGATAGTGTCTTTATTTGGGTCATTGTCTTACCACTTGCTTATTTATTAAGTACGCATACAAACTTACCAATCGTTTGGGTATATTTCATTTGCCAAATGACCGAAGCATTTAAATGTATCATTGGTTATTTCTTAGTAAAATCAGATGCTTGGTTAGAAAATATTGTTGTTGAAGCCTAA
- a CDS encoding DUF1292 domain-containing protein, whose translation MTEHTHDHNHEGHEHITLVDDQGNETLYEILLTIDGEEEFGRNYVLLYPAGVPEDEEVELQAYAYVENADGTEGDLEEIKTDKEWDMIEEVFNTFMAEEE comes from the coding sequence ATGACAGAACATACACATGATCATAACCACGAAGGACATGAACACATTACTTTGGTAGATGACCAAGGAAATGAAACACTTTACGAAATCTTATTAACTATCGATGGTGAAGAAGAATTCGGTCGCAATTATGTATTATTATACCCAGCTGGTGTACCAGAAGACGAAGAGGTAGAATTACAAGCATATGCTTACGTTGAAAATGCAGACGGTACAGAAGGCGATTTAGAAGAAATCAAAACAGACAAAGAGTGGGACATGATCGAAGAAGTGTTTAACACTTTCATGGCTGAAGAAGAATAA
- a CDS encoding redox-sensing transcriptional repressor Rex yields MKENQIPKATAKRLPLYYRYLRILNNAGKKKVSSTELSEAVQVDSATIRRDFSYFGELGKRGYGYDVQDLMQFFAKTLNDDQMTNVALIGVGNLGSALLKYKFHQSNSIRVSAAFDVNPDIVGRIVDGIPVYPMTDMKEQIAIQQIDIAILTVPAQRSQDVVNELVAAGIKGILNFTPARITAPSDVLIQNVDLTNELQTLIYFLHSGSEEETVAE; encoded by the coding sequence GTGAAAGAAAATCAAATACCAAAGGCAACAGCGAAACGATTGCCTCTATATTATCGCTATTTGCGAATTTTAAATAACGCTGGAAAGAAAAAAGTCTCTTCAACTGAATTGAGCGAAGCGGTTCAAGTTGATAGCGCAACAATTCGTCGTGATTTCTCTTATTTTGGCGAATTAGGAAAACGTGGATATGGATATGACGTGCAAGATTTAATGCAATTTTTTGCCAAAACATTAAATGATGACCAAATGACAAATGTAGCATTAATTGGTGTAGGGAATCTAGGGAGTGCGTTGTTAAAATACAAATTCCATCAAAGTAATAGCATTCGCGTAAGTGCTGCTTTTGACGTGAATCCTGACATTGTTGGCCGCATTGTAGACGGGATTCCTGTGTATCCAATGACTGACATGAAAGAACAAATTGCGATTCAACAAATTGATATTGCGATTTTGACTGTTCCTGCACAACGTTCACAAGATGTTGTGAACGAATTAGTTGCTGCTGGCATTAAAGGGATCTTAAACTTTACACCAGCACGTATCACAGCGCCCAGTGACGTCTTGATTCAAAACGTTGATTTAACAAATGAGTTACAAACATTGATTTATTTCTTACATTCTGGTTCAGAAGAAGAAACTGTCGCTGAATAA
- a CDS encoding C39 family peptidase, which yields MKKKRNWGLIALGGLMIGSGLLGFGVRNAIHSYDTYSYSEPTLPVEDYYYEDGPTTEFAYRATQQLKADGINVPLYLQTDERWKDELIDYTYSLTMETNGSAFASMMMVLSYWQGIDYDYDVIYDLAFEDYFSSDGTIKWKFFEQAGENFGASISNLGYKYEAAEKYLKNGAPVIVAFKANEADTNEHFAVLARTKDGNLRVLDPLDNPDIERYKKVYTPAELTDTIQNYWAIN from the coding sequence GTGAAAAAGAAACGAAATTGGGGACTAATTGCTTTAGGTGGTCTGATGATTGGTAGCGGTTTATTGGGTTTTGGTGTGCGTAACGCGATTCATAGTTATGATACTTATTCCTATTCCGAACCTACACTTCCAGTAGAAGATTATTATTACGAAGATGGACCAACTACCGAATTTGCTTACCGCGCCACGCAACAACTAAAAGCGGATGGTATTAACGTTCCTTTATACTTACAAACGGATGAACGTTGGAAAGATGAACTGATTGATTATACGTATTCATTAACGATGGAAACAAATGGCAGTGCGTTTGCCTCAATGATGATGGTTCTTTCTTATTGGCAAGGAATCGATTACGATTATGACGTGATTTATGACTTGGCTTTTGAAGACTATTTTAGTTCTGATGGCACAATTAAATGGAAATTCTTTGAACAAGCGGGTGAAAATTTTGGTGCTTCAATCAGCAATTTAGGTTATAAATATGAAGCAGCTGAAAAATATTTAAAAAATGGTGCACCGGTTATTGTTGCCTTCAAAGCTAATGAAGCTGATACAAATGAACATTTTGCTGTGCTTGCTCGTACCAAAGATGGCAATTTACGTGTCTTAGATCCATTAGATAATCCAGACATTGAACGTTATAAAAAAGTCTATACTCCTGCTGAACTAACCGATACCATTCAAAACTACTGGGCAATCAACTAA